Proteins encoded within one genomic window of Choloepus didactylus isolate mChoDid1 chromosome 11 unlocalized genomic scaffold, mChoDid1.pri SUPER_11_unloc3, whole genome shotgun sequence:
- the LOC119524631 gene encoding butyrophilin subfamily 1 member A1-like codes for MELQRKEYHGRTEFLKENITQGIVVLRLHEIHTSDEGQYVCMFQTFTFYNEVHFPLQVTGISSTPHIHLEGGESHGIQLLCTSSGWYPEPSVEWTDSRGQDLLPLSVTEHRMGNVLFYVETTVILLTQSQGNMSCFIHNTLLDLKKEARISVAGLKIAQSFADYFEEFREIVGIFLDYEAGQVSFYNVSNLSHIYTYRKSFRGALRSFFYPGPPWGTKQTTSDHPAVKSDSAKHRQKVLCVIRKLPILDLLTFGIHV; via the exons ATGGAATTGCAAAGGAAGGAATATCATGGAAGGACTGAGTTTCTGAAGGAGAACATTACCCAAGGCATTGTTGTCTTGAGGCTCCATGAGATCCATACATCAGATGAAGGCCAGTATGTCTGTATGTTTCAGACCTTCACGTTCTACAATGAGGTACATTTTCCATTGCAGGTTACAG GCATAAGCTCAACCCCTCATATTCATCTTGAAGGAGGTGAGTCTCATGGAATCCAGCTGCTCTGCACATCCTCAGGGTGGTATCCAGAACCCAGTGTTGAGTGGACAGACTCCAGGGGTCAGGATCTACTGCCCCTCTCTGTGACAGAGCATCGGATGGGCAATGTTCTGTTCTATGTGGAGACAACAGTCATCCTGCTGACCCAGTCTCAGGGCAACATGTCCTGCTTCATTCACAACACTCTTCTTGACctcaagaaagaagcaaggatctCTGTGGCAG gCTTGAAAATTGCTCAAAGCTTTGCAG ACTACTTTGAAGAATTTCGTGAGATTGTTGGGATCTTCCTGGACTATGAGGCTGGGCAGGTCTCCTTTTATAATGTCTCCAACCTGTCCCACATCTACACCTACAGAAAGAGCTTCAGAGGGGCCCTGAGATCATTCTTCTACCCTGGACCCCCATGGGGGACAAAACAGACAACCTCTGACCATCCTGCTGTTAAGTCAGACAGTGCAAAACACAGGCAGAAGGTGCTCTGTGTGATTAGGAAACTCCCGATTTTGGATCTGCTGACATTTGGGATTCATGTATAA